The DNA window ATGATGCAGGTAGCTGATATATTCTACCAGGGCGTTACGATAGCCCACGCCGGAATGGATCAGAGGAAGGCGCACGTTATTGCCATAGAGGTCGCCCAGAAGCTCAAGTACCACCCGCTCCTCCACAACGGCGAAAAGTTAAAGCCGGTAGCGTTACACCACCACCTTCTCCTCGGCCTGCAGGAGCCGCCGGTCTGGCCGATAGAGAGCGAGGAGCAGTTCAAAGAGTTAAAGACCCAGATGAAGATGAGCAAGAGCAAGCCCTATTCAGCTGTATTCATCCACGACAGCCCGGAGGAAATAAGGCAGAAGCTCAGGAAGGCTTTCTGCCCGGCTAAAGAGGTCAACTACAACCCAGTCCTCGACTGGGCAGAGTACATCATCTTCAGGGAAGAACCGACGGAGTTCACCATCCACAGACCGGCAAAGTTCGGCGGCGACATAACCTACACCACCTTCGAGGAGCTCAAGAAGGACTTCGCGGAAGGGAAGCTACACCCACTCGACCTCAAGAACGCCGTTGCCGAGTACCTAATCGATCTCCTAAAGCCGGTCAGGGACTACTTCGAGAGACATCCAGAGCCCCTCGAGCTTATGAGGGAGATAAAGATAACCAGGTGATTTCTTTTCTTTCTGTTTTTAGTTCCCGGTGAAGAAAAATGGCGGGCATAGATGAAAAGGACAGGGAAATTCTCAGGATACTCCGCAAAGAGGGGCGGATTACTCTCACCGAACTTGGAAAACGGGTAAACTTATCCCCGGCTAGCGTGAAGAACAGGGTGGACAAGCTGGAGCGCCTCGGCGCGATAAAGGGCTACTCCGCCCTCGTTGACCACGCGTTTCTTGATGAGTTCGTGTCCGCAATCTTGGAGCTCCACTTCAAAGAGTTTGACGATTCCCTGAGGCCATACCTTTCACGACTTTCCAAGATGGAGAACGTCGAATTTCTATACGTGAGAACCGGGGAGAGTCAGGTCATTATGAAGGTAAACGTAGCAGATACCGACGAACTCAGGCGTTTTATCGAGAGGCTAAAGGCCATTTTTGGAGTAAACTTAGCGTTTGTTGAAGCGACGCTCGTCCTAGAAGAACTTAAAAACTGCTGGGTGTCACCCGCTGATGGGAGAAGGGCGGGAGAAAACTTCCCTGCGAGGCGGTGAAAGATGCTCTTCGTCGTGAGACCAGGGAGGAAGAAAAACGAGCTAGAGGCGTTCTTCATCGAGAACGAACCCGAAAAACTCTCCCAAATGCAGAACCTTAAAGCTGACCGGATTTATCGTTTGATAATGCGGGAGGGGAGGCTCTTTAAAGTCCTTGAGGGAAGCCAGTACCGGAACCCGAAGGAGATAGAGAAACTCCTCCGCCAGTCCAGGATTGTTCTCGTCAACGCCGACGAGTGGGAGGACTACTTCAAGAGGCGGCTCCAGAACAAGAGAGTTGAAAAGGCCGAGCTGTGCCGCCTCTGTCTGCTGGAGGGTAAAATCACTGTTCT is part of the Thermococcus stetteri genome and encodes:
- a CDS encoding tyrosine--tRNA ligase; the encoded protein is MDIESRIELIKRKPTEELLTEENLRHILEVGAPLQHYIGFEISGYIHLGTGLMAGAKIADLQKAGVKTRVFLADWHSWINDKLGGDLETIQKVALTYFKEGMKQSIKVMGGDPDKVEFVLASEILENGDYWQTVIDISKNVTLSRVMRSITIMGRQMGEAIDFAKLIYPMMQVADIFYQGVTIAHAGMDQRKAHVIAIEVAQKLKYHPLLHNGEKLKPVALHHHLLLGLQEPPVWPIESEEQFKELKTQMKMSKSKPYSAVFIHDSPEEIRQKLRKAFCPAKEVNYNPVLDWAEYIIFREEPTEFTIHRPAKFGGDITYTTFEELKKDFAEGKLHPLDLKNAVAEYLIDLLKPVRDYFERHPEPLELMREIKITR
- a CDS encoding Lrp/AsnC family transcriptional regulator, which gives rise to MAGIDEKDREILRILRKEGRITLTELGKRVNLSPASVKNRVDKLERLGAIKGYSALVDHAFLDEFVSAILELHFKEFDDSLRPYLSRLSKMENVEFLYVRTGESQVIMKVNVADTDELRRFIERLKAIFGVNLAFVEATLVLEELKNCWVSPADGRRAGENFPARR